Proteins found in one Macrobrachium nipponense isolate FS-2020 chromosome 4, ASM1510439v2, whole genome shotgun sequence genomic segment:
- the LOC135211026 gene encoding sodium- and chloride-dependent glycine transporter 1-like, producing the protein MPKKKGGLETDVAEIRITVNRADDDRSISITGGEDERGVWGSKIEFILSCLSFAVGLGNIWRFPYLCYRNGGGAFLIPYVVMLFITGVPLFFFELSLGQYGQEGPITIWKVVPLFQGVGIGMFIIAFFICLYYNVIIAWAFFYLFSSFTADVPWKSCDHWYNTAACRRFDTKNCTAHEGLMAPNGTCYLQTEVTPEEWQNLNVTAKSMKMPADEFFHNFMLDISEGFHDEEGHSLQWHLCLCLILSWVIVFLGLFKGVSSMGKAVYFTALFPYMVLIILFVRAITLPGCLNGISFYIMPVWSKLLSARVWADAAMQIFFSLGPCWGGLITLASYNKFNNNCLRDAIFIAVANCSTSFFSGFVIFGIVGFMAHELGVPVSEVAAQGAGLAFIAYPEAVARLPFSPVWSCLFFVMLLTLGLGSQFTIVQTVITCVIDVLGIRRHYKKTCMAVCALGCALGISMCSGHGMYILQLLDNYSGTYSALMIGCVELIAVTWVYGVDNFMDDIKSMLGHHPPPYYYWKYVWKYITPASVFIILIFTFVDYRPSTYGDYKYPVWADILGWFISFSCIMAVPIRAIWLILHKSGPLKARIQQLCRTSPDWGPPDRKRHHDPTLNAIDSKTPLANDEEQYEMGRESPYLRDDEWEDEEDDGLQMKVPSRMKV; encoded by the exons AAGGGAGGCCTTGAGACGGACGTGGCCGAGATCCGAATAACCGTCAACAGAGCAGACGATGACAGGAGCATCTCCATCACCGGTGGGGAAGACGAGAGGGGCGTCTGGGGCAGCAAGATCGAGTTCATCTTGTCCTGCCTCTCCTTCGCCGTGGGCCTGGGCAACATCTGGAGGTTCCCTTACCTCTGCTATCGTAATGGAGGAG GCGCCTTCCTGATCCCCTACGTCGTGATGCTGTTCATCACCGGAGTCCCCCTGTTCTTCTTCGAGCTGAGTTTAGGCCAGTACGGCCAGGAAGGACCCATCACCATCTGGAAAGTGGTGCCTCTGTTCCAAGGGGTAGGGATCGGCATGTTCATCATCGCCTTCTTCATCTGCCTCTACTACAACGTCATCATCGCCTGGGCCTTCTTCTACCTCTTCTCCTCGTTCACCGCCGACGTGCCGTGGAAATCCTGCGACCACTGGTACAACACTGCTGCATGTCGAAG GTTCGACACCAAGAACTGCACGGCCCACGAAGGGCTGATGGCTCCCAATGGGACGTGTTACCTGCAGACAGAGGTGACTCCTGAGGAGTGGCAGAACTTGAATGTGACAGCCAAGAGCATGAAGATGCCAGCTGACGAGTTTTTCCA CAACTTCATGCTGGACATTTCAGAAGGCTTCCATGACGAAGAAGGTCACAGCCTGCAGTGGCACCTGTGTCTCTGTCTCATCTTATCTTGGGTCATTGTCTTCCTCGGCCTCTTCAAGGGCGTCTCCAGTATGGGCAAG GCTGTGTACTTCACCGCGCTATTTCCCTACATGGTGCTAATCATACTCTTCGTCAGGGCGATCACTCTTCCGGGCTGCCTCAACGGAATCTCCTTTTACATCATGCCAGTTTGGAGCAAGTTGCTCAGTGCCAGG GTCTGGGCTGATGCTGCCATGCAAATCTTCTTCTCCTTGGGGCCCTGTTGGGGTGGGCTTATAACTCTGGCCTCTTACAACAAGTTCAACAATAACTGTTTAAG AGACGCCATCTTCATAGCAGTGGCTAACTGTTCGACGAGTTTCTTCTCTGGATTTGTGATCTTTGGCATCGTGGGCTTCATGGCCCATGAGTTAGGGGTGCCAGTTTCGGAAGTGGCCGCCCAGG GAGCTGGCCTGGCCTTCATCGCATACCCAGAGGCCGTGGCACGTCTGCCCTTCTCGCCCGTGTGGTCCTGCCTCTTCTTCGTGATGCTTTTGACCTTAGGTCTTGGGTCACAGTTCACCATCGTGCAGACTGTCATCACCTGTGTCATTGATGTCCTGGGCATCAGGAGACACTACAA gaaaacttGCATGGCAGTCTGTGCCCTGGGCTGCGCCCTGGGCATTAGTATGTGCTCTGGGCATGGAATGTACATCCTCCAACTCCTGGATAATTATTCGGGCACTTACTCCGCCCTCATGATTGGCTGTGTAGAG CTCATCGCCGTGACTTGGGTCTACGGGGTCGATAacttcatggatgacatcaagtcCATGTTAGGTCACCATCCGCCTCCTTACTATTACTGGAAGTATGTCTGGAAGTACATCACCCCGGCCAGTGTGTTC ATTATCCTGATCTTCACTTTCGTCGACTACAGGCCATCGACCTACGGTGATTACAAGTATCCAGTTTGGGCGGACATTCTTGGATGGTTCATCTCCTTTTCGTGCATCATGGCCGTTCCGATTCGCGCCATTTGGCTCATCCTGCATAAGAGCGGTCCTTTGAAAGCT cgAATTCAGCAGCTGTGTCGAACAAGCCCCGACTGGGGTCCACCTGACAGGAAGAGACACCACGACCCGACTCTCAATGCCATCGACTCCAAGACTCCGCTCGCCAACG ACGAGGAGCAGTACGAGATGGGTCGCGAGTCTCCTTATCTGAGAGACGACGAGTGGGAGGACGAAGAAGACGACGGCCTCCAGATGAAGGTTCCATCTCGCATGAAagtctag